ATCGATGAGGATAAGAACGGTGGTGAGAGAGACGATGCTGGTGGTAATCAGTTGACAACCATCAATACCACAAACCCTaatggtgatgatgaagatgatgatgtCGATTTGAATGTTGGTGGCGGATCTGGGATTGCAGATCATAAATCTGCTAAACCTTTGGAACTGAATTCATCTAACATCAATCAATTGGATCAATGGATCGAATATTTATCCAAGTGTCAAATTCTTTCGGAGGATGATGTTGCCAAGTTGTGTAAGATGGCTGTGGACGTTTTgcagtttgaagaaaatgttaAACCAATAAATGTTCCGGTGACAATATGCGGTGATGTTCACGGGCAATTTCATGATTTGATAGAGCTGTTCAAGATAGGTGGTCCATGTCCTGACACAAATTATCTGTTTATGGGTGATTACGTAGATAGAGGTTATTATTCCGTGGAAACTGTTTCATATTTAGTCGCAATGAAGGTAAGATATCCACATAGAATTACTATACTGAGAGGAAATCATGAATCAAGGCAGATTACCCAGGTTTATGGATTTTATGATGAATGTTTAAGAAAATATGGTAGTGCAGCAGTTTGGAAAATGTTCACAGACTTATTTGATTATTTCCCAATAACAGCATTAGTAgataataaaattttttgcttACATGGAGGTTTATCACCAATGATTGAGACCGTTGACCAAGTTAGAGAATTGAATAGAATACAAGAAGTACCACACGAAGGTCCAATGTGTGATCTATTATGGTCAGATCCAGACGATCGAGGCGGTTGGGGTATTAGTCCCAGAGGTGCAGGTTTCACTTTTGGTCAAGATATCAGTGAACAATTTAATCATACAAATGACCTATCGTTGATTGCGAGAGCTCATCAGCTGGTCATGGAAGGTTATGCTTGGTCTCATCAACAAAATGTTGTCACAATCTTCAGTGCTCCAAACTACTGCTATAGATGTGGTAACCAAGCTGCCATAATGGAAGTGGATGAAAACCATAGTAGACAATTCTTGCAATATGATCCCTCAGTGAGACCCGGCGAACCAGCGGTCAGCAGGAAAACTCCGGATTATTTCTTATGAGTTTGTACCTTTTTTGCCTTTGTATCTTATATTTCTCCTCATACCGCATAATATATTTCATatccaattttttattagaTATATACAAATACAAAGAGATaagaatttcatcattcgGCAATATTCAATACTTTGATTGGAGTGATTCGACCTCCCACTTCTTGATGCGGTCCTGCGCGATATCGCATAATTCGTTCATGGCAACCCTGGCTTCTTCGAACCAAGTGTTCCCAGATCCAACTCTTTCTTCCATAAGCTTGATTATTTCAGGCCTTTTTCTACCGTTAACAAATACAATAAACTTCAACCCAGGATAAACTTTTTCGTATTCCTCATTCAATTCCTTCAACCGTGCTTGAATTTCTGCTGAATCACGGTTTTTTTGTAGATTTTTCTGCTCATTTTGAGAATGAAttgacaaatttttattttcaccTAGTCTTGGATGTGAGGATATTATATCACATATATTACccatatcttttgaagtagGACCAACACGTTCTGTGTCATTTACCAATTGTAATAAATGGGATCGAATCAGTTCAACAAACTCCTCATAAGTTCTAACAGCAGCCCTCGCCTGATCCATGAATACCTCACTACGTGCAGtgaacttcaaaattgcGTCACTCGGTTCGTACAGGTTATTGATCACTTCCACTTGATCTCGTAAGTTTTTCTCACTGAGAAATTCATCAAGAACTGCAAGTTTCATCACAAAAAATTCTCCAAAATCTTTCAGTGATTATTACTCAGTCAAACATCCATCATTAGCACAGGTGATCAGCACCAGCTTTATATAATAAGTGACTTTCCTATGTTATCGTCATTAACCTCGAGCGCTTTTCACCGAAGGATACCGTTGAAAGGG
This Zygotorulaspora mrakii chromosome 5, complete sequence DNA region includes the following protein-coding sequences:
- a CDS encoding serine/threonine-protein phosphatase (similar to Saccharomyces cerevisiae PPH22 (YDL188C) and PPH21 (YDL134C); ancestral locus Anc_7.302) — encoded protein: MDMDLDVPMHDAIEEQLSPTIDEDKNGGERDDAGGNQLTTINTTNPNGDDEDDDVDLNVGGGSGIADHKSAKPLELNSSNINQLDQWIEYLSKCQILSEDDVAKLCKMAVDVLQFEENVKPINVPVTICGDVHGQFHDLIELFKIGGPCPDTNYLFMGDYVDRGYYSVETVSYLVAMKVRYPHRITILRGNHESRQITQVYGFYDECLRKYGSAAVWKMFTDLFDYFPITALVDNKIFCLHGGLSPMIETVDQVRELNRIQEVPHEGPMCDLLWSDPDDRGGWGISPRGAGFTFGQDISEQFNHTNDLSLIARAHQLVMEGYAWSHQQNVVTIFSAPNYCYRCGNQAAIMEVDENHSRQFLQYDPSVRPGEPAVSRKTPDYFL
- a CDS encoding 2-oxo-4-hydroxy-4-carboxy-5-ureidoimidazoline decarboxylase, with translation MKLAVLDEFLSEKNLRDQVEVINNLYEPSDAILKFTARSEVFMDQARAAVRTYEEFVELIRSHLLQLVNDTERVGPTSKDMGNICDIISSHPRLGENKNLSIHSQNEQKNLQKNRDSAEIQARLKELNEEYEKVYPGLKFIVFVNGRKRPEIIKLMEERVGSGNTWFEEARVAMNELCDIAQDRIKKWEVESLQSKY